A single genomic interval of Oncorhynchus tshawytscha isolate Ot180627B linkage group LG15, Otsh_v2.0, whole genome shotgun sequence harbors:
- the LOC112267825 gene encoding origin recognition complex subunit 5-like isoform X2 encodes MNFNQPEQCSYPSIFIYGHRATGKSHVIHTLLKELELPYATVSCVECVSVGLLFEQVLLSLFGSDSASLLSRSPSLSDFVRVYKQLCVQASAKQTRYIVLDRAELLRDMEANLLPAFLRLQELVEDNVTVILLSEIVWDKFRPNTGCFEPLLLHFPDYSKGELQQILSEDSHPSYSPELYSAFINILLGVFYSVCRDLRELRHLAALHFSKFVEPLEQGKVKESDTHKLWRNIEPHLKKAMQTVYLREVSSVQWEQQLQMEEKEAGVVRGLSAHAHVELPYYSKFLLIAAYLASYNPARTDKRFFLKHHGKIKKTNFLKKHEKTSNHLLGPKPFPLDRLLAIFYSVVDSRVAPTASVFCQISSLVTLQLLNQVGHDDQLDAPKYKCAVSLDFILTISRTVSFDMVKYLYDFL; translated from the exons ATGAACTTCAACCAG CCAGAGCAATGCAGCTACCCTTCCATTTTCATTTATGGTCATCGTGCCACAGGAAAAAGCCATGTGATACACACCTTGCTGAAGGAACTGGAGCTTCCCTATGCCACAGTGAGCTGTGTGGAATGTGTCTCTGTAGGACTGCTGTTTGAGcaggttctcctctccctctttggcTCCGACTCTGCCTCCCTACTGTCCCGCAGTCCCTCCCTGTCAGACTTCGTACGAGTCTACAAACAACTGTGTGTCCAGGCCTCAGCCAAGCAGACACGATACATT GTGCTGGACCGGGCTGAGCTCCTTAGAGATATGGAAGCCAATCTCCTCCCTGCCTTCTTGCGCCTTCAGGAACTG GTCGAGGACAATGTGACGGTGATCCTGCTCAGTGAGATCGTGTGGGATAAGTTCCGACCCAACACTGGCTGTTTTGAACCACTGCTGCTCCACTTCCCTGACTACAGTAAAG GGGAGCTGCAGCAGATCCTGTCTGAGGATAGCCACCCATCCTACTCCCCAGAGCTCTACTCTGCCTTCATCAACATCCTACTGGGTGTCTTCTACTCTGTCTGCAGGGACCTCAGAGAGCTCAGACACCTG GCTGCCCTCCATTTCTCTAAATTCGTTGAACCTTTGGAGCAAGGCAAAG TGAAAGAGAGTGACACTCACAAGCTGTGGAGGAACATCGAGCCTCACCTGAAGAAGGCCATGCAGACGGTGTACCTGCGAGAGGTGTCCAG TGTGCAGTGGGAGCAACAGCTgcagatggaggagaaggaggcaGGAGTCGTGAGAG GTCTGTCTGCTCATGCCCATGTGGAGTTGCCTTACTACTCCAAGTTCCTGCTGATAGCTGCATACCTGGCCTCCTACAACCCTGCTCGCACTGACAAACGCTTCTTCCTCAAG CACCATGGCAAAATAAAAAAGACCAACTTTTTGAAGAAACATGAAAAG ACCAGTAATCACCTGCTGGGGCCCAAGCCGTTCCCTCTGGACCGTCTCCTGGCCATCTTCTACAGTGTGGTGGACAGCAGAGTGGCCCCCACCGCCAGTGTTTTCTGTCAG ATCTCCTCCCTGGTGACCCTTCAGCTGTTGAATCAGGTGGGCCACGATGACCAGCTGGATGCGCCTAAATACAAATGTGCTGTCTCTCTGGACTTCATCCTCACCATCTCCAG GACTGTGAGCTTTGACATGGTAAAGTACCTGTATGACTTCCTCTAG
- the LOC112267825 gene encoding origin recognition complex subunit 5-like isoform X1, which translates to MAAQLQHLGYEDEKLQRVMERLPCRDVQASMLLALMGEPEQCSYPSIFIYGHRATGKSHVIHTLLKELELPYATVSCVECVSVGLLFEQVLLSLFGSDSASLLSRSPSLSDFVRVYKQLCVQASAKQTRYIVLDRAELLRDMEANLLPAFLRLQELVEDNVTVILLSEIVWDKFRPNTGCFEPLLLHFPDYSKGELQQILSEDSHPSYSPELYSAFINILLGVFYSVCRDLRELRHLAALHFSKFVEPLEQGKVKESDTHKLWRNIEPHLKKAMQTVYLREVSSVQWEQQLQMEEKEAGVVRGLSAHAHVELPYYSKFLLIAAYLASYNPARTDKRFFLKHHGKIKKTNFLKKHEKTSNHLLGPKPFPLDRLLAIFYSVVDSRVAPTASVFCQISSLVTLQLLNQVGHDDQLDAPKYKCAVSLDFILTISRTVSFDMVKYLYDFL; encoded by the exons ATGGCAGCACAACTTCAGCACCTAGGGTATGAGGATGAAAAGTTGCAGCGCGTGATGGAGAGGTTGCCTTGCAGAGATGTCCAGGCGAGCATGCTGCTGGCGTTGATGGGCGAG CCAGAGCAATGCAGCTACCCTTCCATTTTCATTTATGGTCATCGTGCCACAGGAAAAAGCCATGTGATACACACCTTGCTGAAGGAACTGGAGCTTCCCTATGCCACAGTGAGCTGTGTGGAATGTGTCTCTGTAGGACTGCTGTTTGAGcaggttctcctctccctctttggcTCCGACTCTGCCTCCCTACTGTCCCGCAGTCCCTCCCTGTCAGACTTCGTACGAGTCTACAAACAACTGTGTGTCCAGGCCTCAGCCAAGCAGACACGATACATT GTGCTGGACCGGGCTGAGCTCCTTAGAGATATGGAAGCCAATCTCCTCCCTGCCTTCTTGCGCCTTCAGGAACTG GTCGAGGACAATGTGACGGTGATCCTGCTCAGTGAGATCGTGTGGGATAAGTTCCGACCCAACACTGGCTGTTTTGAACCACTGCTGCTCCACTTCCCTGACTACAGTAAAG GGGAGCTGCAGCAGATCCTGTCTGAGGATAGCCACCCATCCTACTCCCCAGAGCTCTACTCTGCCTTCATCAACATCCTACTGGGTGTCTTCTACTCTGTCTGCAGGGACCTCAGAGAGCTCAGACACCTG GCTGCCCTCCATTTCTCTAAATTCGTTGAACCTTTGGAGCAAGGCAAAG TGAAAGAGAGTGACACTCACAAGCTGTGGAGGAACATCGAGCCTCACCTGAAGAAGGCCATGCAGACGGTGTACCTGCGAGAGGTGTCCAG TGTGCAGTGGGAGCAACAGCTgcagatggaggagaaggaggcaGGAGTCGTGAGAG GTCTGTCTGCTCATGCCCATGTGGAGTTGCCTTACTACTCCAAGTTCCTGCTGATAGCTGCATACCTGGCCTCCTACAACCCTGCTCGCACTGACAAACGCTTCTTCCTCAAG CACCATGGCAAAATAAAAAAGACCAACTTTTTGAAGAAACATGAAAAG ACCAGTAATCACCTGCTGGGGCCCAAGCCGTTCCCTCTGGACCGTCTCCTGGCCATCTTCTACAGTGTGGTGGACAGCAGAGTGGCCCCCACCGCCAGTGTTTTCTGTCAG ATCTCCTCCCTGGTGACCCTTCAGCTGTTGAATCAGGTGGGCCACGATGACCAGCTGGATGCGCCTAAATACAAATGTGCTGTCTCTCTGGACTTCATCCTCACCATCTCCAG GACTGTGAGCTTTGACATGGTAAAGTACCTGTATGACTTCCTCTAG
- the LOC112267830 gene encoding guanylyl cyclase-activating protein 1-like has translation MGNSTGSTVEDLQAVEKHLWYKKFMTECPSGQLTLHEFKQFFGLRGLDAEANAYIEQMFRTFDMNKDGYIDFLEYVAALSLVMRGKMEHKLRWYFKLYDVDGNGCIDRSELLNIIKAIRAINGNENQEVDAEEFTNRVFDKIDVNGDGELSLEEFVAGAHTDEDFMEVMMKTLDLTHIVAMIHNRRHSV, from the exons ATGGGTAACTCTACAGGATCCACCGTGGAAGATCTCCAGGCTGTGGAGAAGCACCTCTGGTATAAGAAGTTCATGACAGAATGTCCTTCGGGTCAGCTCACCCTGCATGAGTTCAAGCAGTTCTTTGGGCTCCGGGGACTGGATGCTGAGGCCAACGCCTACATCGAGCAGATGTTCCGCACGTTCGATATGAACAAG GATGGCTACATAGACTTCTTGGAGTATGTGGCTGCTCTGAGCCTGGTGATGCGGGGTAAAATGGAACATAAGCTCCGCTGGTACTTTAAGCTGTATGATGTAGACGGCAACGGGTGCATTGATCGAAGTGAGCTGCTAAACATCATAAAG GCTATCCGTGCAATCAATGGGAATGAAAACCAGGAAGTTGATGCAGAGGAGTTCACCAACCGGGTGTTTGATAAGATAGATGTCAACGGAGATG GGGAGCTGTCTTTGGAGGAGTTTGTGGCCGGGGCTCACACTGACGAAGACTTCATGGAAGTGATGATGAAGACCTTGGATCTCACCCACATAGTCGCCATGATCCACAATCGGAGGCACAGTGTTTAG